The following coding sequences lie in one Hydrogenophaga sp. PBL-H3 genomic window:
- a CDS encoding ABC transporter substrate-binding protein gives MKTSAPTPTSRRNHFLKPALGLALSLATLTSFAQSAPSMKIATVVWIGYGPFYVAEALDLYKKYNLKVSLQVFNDPALIPAAIASGAVDGGMLTYDQVVGQVAAGRNMKVVMPIDYSNGGDAIVADSSITKVADFKGKKIGYNPLSPSDFLLSYALKTVNLSEKDITPVSMTPEAVPAAMASGQLPIGVTYEPSLSQILGQGGGKKFKVVFSSKNAPGLIADVLVFDDKVIKAKPAEITNIMKAYLDGMAYMKAKPAEAHKIIGKFMGVSAAEVKEQLTGVYNIPLAEMPKAFAPAKETTSYYASGDIIGQLLKAKGQITTVPAIEATFDASLVKGLK, from the coding sequence CACCTCGTTCGCCCAGAGCGCCCCGTCCATGAAGATCGCCACTGTGGTGTGGATCGGCTATGGCCCGTTCTATGTGGCCGAGGCGCTGGACCTCTACAAAAAATACAACCTCAAGGTCTCGCTGCAGGTCTTCAACGACCCGGCGCTGATCCCCGCGGCCATCGCCTCGGGCGCGGTGGATGGCGGCATGCTGACCTACGACCAGGTGGTCGGGCAAGTCGCGGCCGGCCGCAACATGAAGGTGGTCATGCCCATCGACTACTCCAACGGTGGCGACGCCATCGTGGCCGACAGCAGCATCACCAAGGTCGCGGATTTCAAGGGCAAGAAGATCGGCTACAACCCGCTCTCCCCTTCGGACTTCCTGCTGTCTTACGCGCTCAAGACGGTGAACCTGAGCGAGAAGGACATCACGCCCGTGAGCATGACGCCCGAGGCGGTGCCCGCGGCCATGGCCTCGGGTCAGTTGCCCATCGGCGTGACCTATGAGCCCAGCCTGTCGCAGATCCTTGGCCAGGGCGGCGGCAAAAAATTCAAGGTGGTGTTCTCCTCGAAGAACGCGCCCGGCCTGATCGCCGACGTGCTGGTGTTCGACGACAAGGTCATCAAGGCCAAGCCGGCCGAGATCACCAACATCATGAAGGCGTACCTGGACGGCATGGCCTACATGAAGGCCAAGCCGGCCGAGGCGCACAAGATCATCGGCAAGTTCATGGGTGTGTCCGCCGCCGAGGTGAAGGAACAACTCACCGGCGTCTACAACATCCCGCTGGCCGAGATGCCCAAGGCCTTCGCGCCCGCGAAGGAAACCACCTCGTACTACGCCAGCGGCGACATCATCGGCCAGTTGCTCAAGGCCAAGGGTCAGATCACCACGGTCCCGGCGATTGAAGCCACTTTCGACGCCAGCCTGGTCAAGGGCCTGAAGTAA